A genomic region of Pyrus communis chromosome 14, drPyrComm1.1, whole genome shotgun sequence contains the following coding sequences:
- the LOC137716603 gene encoding dynamin-related protein 5A: MSANTTTLTTPTKTPSGKSSRSRKHPHPDSTAESEMSSSSLASLANSKSRFEAYNRLQAATVAFGEKLPIPEIVALGGQSDGKSSLLEALLGFRFNVREVEMGTRRPLILQMVHDPTALEPRCRFQEEDTEGYGSPVVLPSAIADIIKSRTETLLKKTKGAVSSKPIVMRAEYAHCPNLTIIDTPGFVLKAKKGEPERTPDEILSMVKSLASPPHRILLFLQQSSVEWCSSLWLDAIRDIDPTFRRTIIVVSKFDNRLKEFSDRWEVDRYLSASGYLGDNTHPFFVALPKDRNTISNDEFRRQIAQVDCEVLRHLREGVKGGFDEEKFRPYIGFSCLRDYLESELQKRYKEAAPATLALLEQRCSDVTCELAKVDSKIQATSDVAQLRRSAMLYAASISNHVATLIDGAADPAPEQWGKTTMEEQSESGIGGWPGITADIMPPNATLRLYGGAAFERVMHEFHCAAYSIECPPVSREKVANILLAHASRGGGRAVTEAAAEIARSAARSWLAPLLDTACDRLAFVLGNLFDLAIERTHNRDSECKKKSGNMDGYIGFHAALRQAHNRFIKELAKQCKQLVRHHLDSVTSPYSLVCYGNDFQSGFGSSNNFNQPSVTSFLLELSDATMKDQENIPPEKNAHQTTPGKGTDARDALRESQMTVPETPSPDQPCDGGLKKDLGNGIDVGARKRISRMPGNNRSSDNTRTQQNGGSLLFGNVDGTLKSTTAYTEICSSAAQHFGRIREVLVERNVASALNSGFLTPCRDRLVLAIGLDLFAVNDEKFMDMFVVPGAIDVLQNERQSLQKRQKTLQSCLNEFKSLARAL; this comes from the exons ATGTCCGCAAACACCACCACCCTCACAACCCCGACCAAAACCCCGTCGGGAAAATCATCCCGCTCCCGGAAACATCCTCACCCCGATTCCACCGCCGAGAGCGAAATGTCATCTTCGTCGTTGGCCTCCCTTGCCAACTCCAAGTCCCGATTCGAGGCCTACAATCGCCTCCAGGCGGCCACGGTGGCATTCGGAGAGAAACTCCCGATTCCAGAGATCGTTGCCCTCGGTGGACAATCGGACGGCAAGAGCTCTCTCCTCGAAGCACTCCTCGGGTTTCGCTTCAATGTCCGGGAAGTCGAGATGGGCACTCGCCGTCCTCTCATTCTCCAAATGGTCCACGACCCCACCGCACTTGAGCCCCGCTGCCGATTCCAG gaagagGATACTGAAGGATATGGAAGCCCAGTCGTTTTGCCATCGGCCATTGCAGACATCATTAAGTCCCGCACTGAGACACTGTTGAAGAAAACTAAAGGTGCAGTTTCTTCAAAGCCAATTGTTATGAGAGCAGAATACGCACACTGCCCGAACCTCACCATTATAGATACTCCAGGCTTTGTTCTTAAG GCAAAGAAAGGAGAGCCTGAAAGAACTCCTGATGAAATTCTTTCCATGGTGAAGTCACTGGCTAGTCCTCCACATCGTATACTCTTGTTTCTCCAACAAAGTAGTGTGGAGTGGTGCTCCTCGTTGTGGTTGGACGCCATTCGGGATATTGATCCGACCTTTCGAAGGACGATTATCGTGGTCTCGAAGTTTGATAATCGGTTAAAG GAGTTTAGTGACCGGTGGGAGGTGGACCGCTATTTGAGTGCAAGTGGTTATCTTGGCGATAACACTCATCCATTTTTTGTTGCACTGCCAAAGGATAGGAATACTATTTCAAATGATGAATTTCGCCGGCAGATAGCTCAAGTAGATTGTGAAGTTTTACGACACCTTCGTGAGGGTGTTAAGGGAGGCTTTGATGAAGAGAAGTTCAGACCATATATTGGATTTAGCTGTTTGAGAGACTATTTAGAATCTGAGCTTCAGAAAAGGTACAAAGAAGCCGCACCAGCAACTCTTGCTTTGCTTGAGCAGCGCTGCAGTGATGTCACCTGTGAACTAGCCAAAGTGGACTCAAAAATACAGGCCACCTCTGATGTTGCTCAGCTCAGGAGATCTGCAATGCTGTATGCAGCTTCTATAAGCAATCATGTG GCTACTTTGATTGATGGAGCAGCAGACCCTGCCCCTGAGCAATGGGGGAAAACAACTATGGAGGAGCAATCAGAAAGTGGTATTGGGGGATGGCCTGGCATCACAGCAGATATAATGCCTCCCAATGCTACCCTTCGACTTTATGGAGGAGCTGCATTTGAAAGGGTTATGCATGAATTTCACTGTGCTGCATATTCAATTGAATGTCCTCCAGTGTCTAGGGAGAAG GTGGCAAATATCCTACTTGCCCATGCTAGCCGAGGAGGGGGTAGAGCAGTGACGGAGGCAGCTGCAGAGATTGCACGTTCTGCTGCACGCTCATGGCTTGCTCCTCTTCTTGACACTGCATGTGATCGGCTTGCATTTGTTTTGGGAAATCTTTTTGATCTTGCCATAGAACGAACTCACAACCGTGATTCAGAATGTAAGAA GAAATCCGGAAATATGGATGGATATATTGGTTTCCATGCTGCTCTTAGGCAGGCACATAACCGATTTATAAAGGAGCTGGCTAAACAGTGCAAGCAACTAGTTCGGCATCACCTCGATTCAGTTACAAGTCCATACTCTTTGGTTTGTTATGGCAATGACTTTCAAAGCGGTTTTGGCTCCAGTAATAACTTTAACCAGCCTTCAGTCACATCATTTTTACTTGAGTTATCTGATGCCACGATGAAAGATCAGGAGAATATACCTCCAGAAAAGAACGCACACCAAACTACTCCTGGAAAAGGTACAGATGCCAGAGATGCTCTTCGAGAAAGCCAAATGACGGTGCCTGAGACCCCATCACCTGATCAGCCATGTGATGGTGGCTTGAAGAAGGATCTTGGGAATGGCATTGACGTAGGAGCAAGAAAGCGGATTTCAAGAATGCCTGGAAATAACAGAAGTTCTGACAATACAAGAACACAACAAAATGGTGGTTCCCTTTTGTTTGGAAATGTTGATGGCACTTTAAAATCAACCACAGCTTACACAGAAATCTGTTCATCAGCTGCACAGCACTTCGGGCGGATACGTGAAGTTCTTGTGGAAAGAAATGTTGCATCAGCTTTGAATTCTGGTTTCCTAACACCTTG TCGGGATCGGCTTGTTCTGGCTATTGGTTTGGATTTGTTTGCTGTGAACGATGAGAAGTTCATGGACATGTTTGTCGTACCTGGCGCAATTGATGTACTGCAGAACGAGCGACAATCACTTCAGAAGCGTCAAAAGACACTCCAGTCTTGTTTGAATGAGTTTAAAAGTCTTGCTCGCGCACTTTAA
- the LOC137716448 gene encoding VQ motif-containing protein 4-like, translating into MEYITSSRPQEIREKPYSYSPINSPRSNNNGMTTNANSSVCSSSSTAVATQIPTTPKVSTPRSDSNPYPTTFVQADSSNFKHVVQMLTGSSETVTHQSSPKPTAAAHHNSHHHHHHHHHHHQDPTILPPSNKNFNIPPIKTAPPKKQGFKLYERRSTNLKNTLMINTLIPNFKSASGFSPRHQEILSPSLLDFPSLTLSPVTPLNDQFDKSASSPSLGNSSSEEDRAIAEKGFYLHPSPRATTTLRDSEPRLLPLFPVTSPRVSGSSS; encoded by the coding sequence ATGGAATACATCACAAGCTCAAGACCTCAAGAAATCAGAGAGAAGCCGTATTCGTATTCCCCTATAAACTCGCCGAGGAGCAACAACAATGGCATGACCACCAACGCCAACAGCAGCgtctgcagcagcagcagcacggCGGTGGCGACTCAAATCCCGACAACCCCGAAAGTCTCAACTCCCAGATCTGACTCCAATCCCTACCCGACAACCTTTGTCCAAGCTGACTCCTCGAACTTCAAACATGTTGTCCAAATGCTCACCGGCTCCTCGGAAACTGTCACTCACCAGTCCTCCCCCAAACCCACAGCCGCCGCCCACCACAacagccaccaccaccaccaccaccaccaccaccaccaccaagatCCAACAATTTTGCCACCCTCCAACAAAAACTTCAACATCCCACCAATCAAAACCGCCCCACCGAAAAAGCAGGGCTTCAAGCTCTACGAGCGGCGGAGCACCAATCTCAAAAACACCCTCATGATCAACACCCTCATCCCCAACTTCAAATCGGCTTCTGGGTTTTCTCCACGTCATCAGGAGATACTCTCCCCGAGCCTGCTCGACTTTCCGTCACTCACCCTCAGCCCGGTGACGCCGTTGAACGACCAGTTCGACAAGTCGGCGTCGTCGCCGTCACTGGGAAATTCTTCGTCGGAGGAGGACAGGGCGATTGCGGAGAAAGGGTTTTACTTGCACCCGTCGCCAAGGGCTACGACGACTCTGAGAGACTCGGAGCCGCGGCTTCTGCCTCTGTTTCCGGTCACTTCGCCGAGAGTTTCTGGGTCGTCTTCTTGA